A section of the Arabiibacter massiliensis genome encodes:
- the aspS gene encoding aspartate--tRNA ligase — translation MTDFMNEYCMHTATCGELRQGDVGREVVLTGWAWHNRDHGGLIFIDLRDRAGYTQVVVDPDCVSADDFAKAEHLGREYVLKVAGTVRERGADAVNPNMATGEIEVLAKSVEVLNTSVTPPFAIEDGIETDETTRMKWRYLDIRRPEMYEALHLRHTVAQAMRGALNERGFLEVETPILANSTPEGARDYIVPSRPNPGKFYALPQSPQQFKQMLMVAGVERYYQIARCFRDEDLRADRQPEFTQVDIEMSFVEEDDVLRLMEDVMAEVLAAVGVQHDFPLPRMPYAEAMERFGNDRPDTRFGMELHDITDLVKNTGFKVFSSVAQSGGVVKAINAKGAGDWSRGEVEKLADIAAANGAKGMAWIAFTTDGAEKSPIIKFFSDEEFAALKQAMDVEPGDLLLFAADKPEVANAVLSALRLHMADALNIPREGHALLWVVNFPMFKYDEDEKKYAAEHHPFTQIRVEDLGKIEDAPLECGSYSYDLVMDGFEAGGGTIRIHEADLQRRVLRRLGLTDEEIDEKFGHLIHALELGAPPHGGIALGLDRLVMLLAGKASIRDVIAFPKTSSASDPMTGAPNAVTGRQLKEVSLRTL, via the coding sequence ATGACGGACTTCATGAACGAATACTGCATGCATACCGCGACGTGCGGCGAGCTGCGCCAGGGCGACGTGGGGCGCGAAGTCGTGCTCACGGGCTGGGCGTGGCACAACCGCGACCACGGCGGTCTCATCTTCATCGACCTGCGCGACCGCGCGGGCTATACGCAGGTGGTCGTCGACCCCGACTGCGTGAGCGCGGATGACTTCGCGAAGGCTGAGCACCTGGGCCGCGAGTACGTGCTGAAGGTGGCCGGCACGGTGCGCGAGCGTGGCGCCGACGCCGTGAACCCCAACATGGCCACGGGCGAGATCGAGGTGCTGGCGAAGTCCGTCGAGGTGCTGAACACGAGCGTGACCCCGCCGTTCGCCATCGAAGACGGCATCGAGACCGACGAGACCACGCGCATGAAGTGGCGCTATCTGGACATCCGCCGTCCCGAGATGTACGAGGCCCTGCACCTGCGCCACACGGTGGCCCAGGCCATGCGCGGTGCCCTGAACGAGCGCGGCTTCCTGGAGGTGGAGACGCCCATCCTGGCCAACTCCACGCCCGAGGGCGCGCGCGACTACATCGTGCCCAGCCGCCCGAACCCGGGCAAGTTCTACGCGCTGCCGCAGAGCCCCCAGCAGTTCAAGCAGATGCTCATGGTGGCCGGCGTCGAGCGCTACTACCAGATCGCGCGGTGCTTCCGCGACGAGGATCTGCGCGCCGACCGCCAGCCCGAGTTCACCCAGGTGGACATCGAGATGAGCTTCGTCGAGGAAGACGACGTGCTGCGCCTCATGGAGGACGTCATGGCCGAGGTGCTGGCCGCCGTGGGCGTGCAGCACGACTTCCCGCTGCCGCGCATGCCCTACGCCGAGGCCATGGAGCGTTTCGGCAACGACCGCCCCGACACCCGCTTCGGCATGGAGCTGCACGACATCACCGACCTCGTGAAGAACACGGGCTTCAAGGTGTTCTCCAGCGTGGCGCAGTCCGGTGGCGTGGTGAAGGCCATCAACGCGAAGGGCGCGGGCGACTGGAGCCGCGGCGAAGTGGAGAAGCTGGCCGACATCGCGGCTGCCAACGGCGCGAAGGGCATGGCCTGGATCGCGTTCACCACCGACGGCGCCGAGAAGAGCCCCATCATCAAGTTCTTCTCCGACGAGGAGTTCGCCGCGCTCAAGCAGGCCATGGACGTCGAGCCGGGTGACCTGCTGCTGTTCGCGGCCGATAAGCCCGAGGTGGCCAACGCCGTGCTCTCCGCCCTGCGCCTGCACATGGCCGACGCGCTGAACATCCCGCGTGAGGGGCATGCATTGCTCTGGGTGGTGAACTTCCCCATGTTCAAGTACGACGAGGACGAGAAGAAGTACGCCGCCGAGCACCATCCGTTCACGCAGATCCGCGTGGAGGATCTGGGCAAGATAGAAGACGCGCCGCTTGAGTGCGGCAGCTACTCCTACGACCTGGTCATGGACGGCTTCGAGGCGGGCGGCGGCACCATCCGCATCCACGAGGCCGACTTGCAGCGCCGCGTGCTGCGCCGTCTGGGGCTCACCGACGAGGAGATCGACGAGAAGTTCGGCCACCTCATCCATGCCCTCGAGCTGGGTGCCCCGCCGCACGGCGGCATCGCGCTCGGCCTCGACCGCCTGGTCATGCTGCTGGCCGGCAAGGCGTCCATCCGCGACGTCATCGCCTTCCCCAAGACCAGCAGCGCGAGCGACCCGATGACCGGCGCCCCGAACGCCGTAACGGGCCGCCAGCTGAAAGAAGTGAGCCTGCGCACGCTGTAG
- a CDS encoding serine hydrolase produces the protein MSEPSFEPPVEPVAPAAEPAPYAPSGTDLLALSGQREPFAFAAAPGDAAPTLSQETLVALDAATQAIIDQGAEAGYLLFDLESGRGVAANVDARVFSASSIKAPYALFLCETQLDAGGIEPAEEADIRALMEAAVSESDNDAYQALRDRFAGPAFGEWLDGLGIGEEFSREQYTPYYSARESALLWLRMQEYLNSGAPSATWLEGLLENARVSFMRHALAGGDVSVLSKAGWLDGEEDMDGFCDSGIVTENGRAYLLTVMTSLPYSTEVEYDFEALVQAVWSARGDIAS, from the coding sequence GTGAGCGAGCCTTCCTTCGAGCCGCCGGTGGAGCCCGTCGCGCCCGCTGCGGAGCCCGCTCCCTACGCGCCAAGTGGCACCGACCTCCTGGCGCTTTCCGGGCAGCGCGAGCCCTTCGCCTTCGCTGCCGCGCCCGGCGATGCCGCGCCGACCCTTTCCCAGGAGACGCTCGTCGCGCTCGACGCCGCGACGCAGGCGATCATCGACCAGGGCGCGGAGGCCGGCTACCTGCTGTTCGACCTCGAGTCTGGACGCGGCGTCGCGGCCAACGTCGACGCGCGCGTGTTCTCGGCAAGCTCCATCAAGGCCCCGTACGCGCTGTTCCTCTGCGAGACGCAGCTCGATGCGGGCGGGATCGAGCCTGCCGAGGAGGCCGACATCCGCGCGCTCATGGAGGCCGCCGTGAGCGAGTCCGATAACGACGCCTACCAGGCCCTGCGCGACCGCTTCGCCGGCCCGGCGTTCGGGGAATGGCTCGACGGCCTGGGCATCGGCGAGGAGTTCAGCCGCGAGCAGTACACCCCCTACTACTCCGCGCGCGAGTCGGCCTTGCTGTGGCTGCGCATGCAGGAGTACCTGAACAGCGGCGCGCCCTCGGCGACGTGGCTCGAAGGGCTTCTGGAGAACGCGCGCGTGTCGTTCATGCGCCACGCCCTGGCCGGCGGCGATGTGAGCGTGCTCAGCAAGGCCGGCTGGCTCGACGGCGAGGAGGACATGGACGGCTTCTGCGACTCGGGCATCGTGACCGAGAACGGGCGCGCCTACCTGCTCACGGTCATGACGTCGCTCCCCTACTCCACCGAGGTCGAATACGATTTCGAGGCCCTTGTCCAGGCCGTCTGGAGCGCTCGAGGGGATATCGCCAGCTGA
- a CDS encoding VTT domain-containing protein has protein sequence MDIINFFVDLLSDPRGAIAGWIIALGPVWVYSPLFLIVFVETGLVFFPFLPGDSLLFAAGVFSADGGGLNIWATLIVFYVAAILGNTSNYWIARFFGARIIDSGKVKALTPERMEKLDHFFAKYGGLTIVITRFMPFFRTFAPFIAGTGHMNFGKFTFFNVLGGVSWVSLFVLVGYFFGGIPVVQEHFEVIVLGIVAVSVAPAIIGAVKAAMSSRKKKQSAAEGDAE, from the coding sequence ATGGATATCATCAATTTCTTCGTCGACCTGCTTTCCGACCCTCGTGGGGCGATCGCCGGCTGGATCATCGCACTCGGTCCGGTGTGGGTGTACTCGCCGCTGTTCCTCATCGTGTTCGTGGAGACGGGGCTCGTGTTCTTCCCGTTTCTGCCCGGCGACTCGCTGCTGTTCGCGGCCGGCGTGTTCTCGGCCGACGGCGGCGGGCTGAACATCTGGGCCACGCTCATCGTGTTCTACGTGGCCGCCATCCTGGGCAACACGTCGAACTACTGGATCGCGCGGTTCTTCGGCGCGCGCATCATCGACTCCGGCAAGGTGAAGGCGCTCACGCCCGAGCGCATGGAGAAGCTCGACCACTTCTTCGCGAAGTACGGCGGCCTCACCATCGTCATCACGCGCTTCATGCCGTTCTTCCGCACGTTCGCCCCGTTCATCGCGGGCACCGGCCACATGAACTTCGGCAAGTTCACGTTCTTCAACGTCCTGGGCGGCGTGTCGTGGGTGAGCCTGTTCGTGCTGGTGGGGTACTTCTTCGGCGGCATCCCGGTGGTGCAGGAGCACTTCGAGGTCATCGTGCTGGGCATCGTGGCCGTGAGCGTGGCGCCCGCCATCATCGGCGCCGTGAAGGCCGCCATGAGCTCCCGCAAGAAGAAGCAGTCCGCTGCGGAGGGCGACGCGGAATAA
- the dnaX gene encoding DNA polymerase III subunit gamma/tau has translation MSEALYRKYRPQIFEDVVGQEHIERTIKNAIEQDKVSHAYLFTGPRGTGKTTTARLLAKALLCEHGPTPEPDGTCDDCVMIANGEHPDVYELDAASRTGVENVREEIIGRVQFAPTRGRYKIYIIDEVHMLSTAAFNALLKTLEEPPSHVVFILATTDPQKVPETIHSRCQRFDFRRISSEAIVSRLGAICVSEDVEFEGEALDLIAHRAEGGMRNALTSLEQLIAFGEGKVTLEVAERMLGGVDTNDLAEIMRAIGTRDVAGCFRWTAEYVETGADLAQFTRDLAEHVRNLYVMSLTDADVALEVGATERRQLASELPLFGPDRLARLLAVLGDLSAELKTSTNPRLSFEIALTRMVRPDSDLTLAALAERVEALESGHSAVAHVTSVGTPAAVAPVPAPAAPVILSAQAPSVIPGGQAPSVILSERSESKDPARPQAQTPPTPAAPAAAPAPEQAARTAATPPAPSGVQSPDDLRAALAAGFGEGVVVEEVRE, from the coding sequence ATGTCAGAGGCACTCTACAGAAAATACCGGCCGCAGATATTCGAGGACGTCGTCGGCCAGGAGCATATCGAGCGCACCATCAAAAACGCCATCGAGCAGGACAAGGTGAGCCACGCCTACCTGTTCACGGGCCCGCGCGGTACGGGCAAGACCACCACCGCGCGCCTGCTGGCCAAGGCGCTGCTGTGCGAACACGGGCCCACGCCCGAGCCCGACGGCACGTGCGATGACTGCGTGATGATCGCGAACGGCGAGCACCCCGACGTCTACGAGCTGGACGCCGCGAGCCGTACCGGCGTGGAGAACGTGCGCGAGGAGATCATCGGGCGCGTGCAGTTCGCTCCCACGCGTGGACGCTACAAGATCTATATCATCGACGAGGTTCACATGCTGTCGACGGCCGCGTTCAACGCGCTGCTGAAGACGCTCGAGGAGCCGCCGAGCCACGTGGTGTTCATCCTGGCCACCACCGATCCGCAGAAGGTGCCCGAAACCATCCACTCGCGCTGCCAGCGCTTCGACTTCCGCCGCATCTCGTCGGAGGCCATCGTGTCGCGCCTGGGTGCCATCTGCGTGTCCGAGGACGTTGAGTTCGAAGGCGAGGCGCTCGACCTCATCGCGCACCGGGCCGAAGGCGGCATGCGCAACGCGCTCACCTCGCTCGAGCAGCTCATCGCGTTCGGCGAAGGCAAGGTGACGCTGGAAGTGGCCGAGCGCATGCTGGGCGGCGTGGACACGAACGACCTGGCTGAGATCATGCGCGCCATCGGCACGCGCGACGTGGCCGGGTGCTTCCGCTGGACGGCCGAGTACGTGGAGACGGGCGCCGACCTGGCGCAGTTCACGCGCGATCTGGCCGAGCACGTGCGCAACCTCTACGTGATGTCGCTTACCGACGCCGACGTGGCGCTGGAGGTGGGCGCCACCGAGCGCCGTCAGCTGGCGAGCGAGCTGCCCCTGTTCGGGCCCGACCGCCTCGCGCGGCTGCTGGCCGTGCTGGGCGACCTGTCGGCGGAATTGAAGACGTCCACGAACCCGCGCCTGTCGTTCGAGATTGCGCTCACGCGCATGGTGCGGCCGGACTCCGACCTCACGCTCGCAGCCCTCGCCGAGCGCGTGGAGGCCCTCGAGAGCGGCCACTCCGCTGTCGCGCACGTGACGAGCGTAGGAACGCCGGCCGCCGTCGCACCGGTCCCTGCCCCCGCAGCCCCTGTCATCCTGAGCGCGCAAGCCCCCTCTGTCATCCCGGGCGGGCAAGCCCCCTCTGTCATCCTGAGCGAGCGAAGCGAGTCGAAGGATCCCGCGCGGCCGCAGGCGCAAACGCCTCCAACTCCGGCGGCCCCTGCGGCAGCTCCCGCCCCGGAGCAAGCTGCGCGCACGGCGGCCACGCCTCCGGCTCCATCCGGCGTCCAGTCGCCCGACGACCTGCGCGCCGCGCTCGCCGCAGGGTTCGGCGAAGGCGTCGTCGTCGAAGAAGTGAGAGAATAG
- a CDS encoding YbaB/EbfC family nucleoid-associated protein, whose amino-acid sequence MDMKKMMKQAQKMQLELARAQEEIKDLTFEATAGGGMVKAVAVGDMSIASITIDPEAVDPEDVEMLQDMVAAAVNEALRGVSDMSSQRLSAATGGMSIPGLM is encoded by the coding sequence ATGGACATGAAGAAGATGATGAAGCAGGCCCAGAAGATGCAGCTGGAGCTGGCGCGCGCCCAGGAGGAGATCAAGGACCTCACGTTCGAGGCCACGGCCGGCGGCGGCATGGTGAAGGCGGTGGCCGTGGGCGACATGTCCATCGCCAGCATCACCATCGACCCCGAGGCGGTCGACCCCGAGGACGTCGAGATGCTCCAGGACATGGTGGCCGCCGCCGTGAACGAAGCCCTGCGCGGCGTGTCCGACATGAGCTCGCAGCGCCTGAGCGCAGCGACCGGCGGCATGAGCATCCCGGGCCTCATGTAG
- the recR gene encoding recombination mediator RecR: MYAAPSIQKLLDELERLPGVGPKSAQRIAYWILNADKATALRLSEAIAEVKDHVRFCSRCFNYAEDDLCEICSSAKRDASAICVVSEPRDIPPIERTSVYHGVYHVLGGALSPMEGIGPDNLRIAELMARLASDEVEEVVLATNPNVEGETTAAYLARLIKPLGIRVTRPASGLPVGGDLEFADEVTLGRAIEARRPL, from the coding sequence GTGTACGCAGCGCCGTCCATCCAGAAGCTCCTCGACGAGCTCGAGCGCCTGCCCGGCGTCGGCCCCAAGTCGGCGCAGCGCATCGCCTACTGGATACTCAACGCCGACAAGGCGACGGCGCTGCGTCTTTCCGAAGCCATCGCCGAGGTGAAGGACCACGTGCGCTTCTGCAGCCGGTGCTTCAACTACGCCGAGGACGACCTGTGCGAGATATGCAGCTCTGCCAAGCGCGACGCGAGCGCCATCTGCGTAGTCAGCGAGCCGCGCGACATCCCGCCCATTGAGCGCACCTCCGTGTACCACGGCGTATACCACGTGCTGGGCGGGGCGCTCTCTCCCATGGAGGGCATCGGCCCGGACAATCTGCGCATCGCCGAGCTCATGGCGCGCCTCGCGTCCGACGAGGTTGAGGAGGTCGTCCTGGCCACGAACCCCAACGTGGAGGGCGAGACGACGGCCGCCTACCTCGCGCGCCTCATCAAGCCGCTCGGCATCCGCGTGACGCGCCCCGCGAGCGGCCTGCCCGTGGGCGGCGATTTGGAGTTCGCCGACGAGGTCACCCTCGGCCGCGCCATCGAGGCACGCCGTCCGCTGTAG
- a CDS encoding LysR family transcriptional regulator, translating to MNIKQIKYFVSTVESGSLTAAAKRNFVTVQTISKAMGDLETELGENLFVRKSHGVEPTLFGSAFYREARKTVAEFDKLEAFKQADDREDPSPQSDTLRLGMVAPAFYRFSDACGKIEAFAKRFMGIEASVTRTTAGKGMEGLRTGRLDALMSLGPLPHKDVNCVSVGTIPLGVLMAATHPLRNAETVNLDDLRRYPLLTSEGFSLINDDFVRTFHKLGIEMERKNVGMIEVMRFVVKDQGLIFAAGISALGGMLGGAKLKLVTPSDAYPIPFCLTSLKGCMNPSYFAFEHFMSNGLASIMNRALS from the coding sequence GTGAACATAAAGCAGATCAAATACTTCGTATCCACCGTGGAAAGCGGCAGCCTCACCGCTGCGGCGAAGCGCAACTTCGTGACCGTGCAGACCATCTCCAAGGCGATGGGCGATCTGGAAACGGAGCTGGGAGAGAACCTGTTCGTCCGCAAGAGCCACGGAGTGGAGCCCACGCTGTTCGGCAGCGCGTTCTACCGCGAGGCGCGCAAGACCGTGGCCGAGTTCGACAAGCTGGAGGCGTTCAAGCAGGCCGACGACCGGGAGGATCCCTCGCCGCAGAGCGACACGCTGCGGCTCGGCATGGTGGCGCCCGCCTTCTACCGGTTCAGCGACGCGTGCGGCAAGATCGAGGCGTTCGCGAAGCGCTTCATGGGAATCGAGGCCTCCGTGACGCGCACGACGGCGGGCAAGGGCATGGAGGGGCTGCGCACCGGACGGCTCGACGCGCTCATGTCGCTGGGCCCCCTACCGCATAAGGACGTGAACTGCGTGTCGGTGGGGACGATCCCCCTCGGCGTGCTCATGGCCGCCACCCATCCCCTCAGGAACGCCGAAACGGTAAACCTGGACGACCTGCGGCGCTACCCTTTGCTCACGTCGGAGGGATTCAGCCTGATCAATGACGACTTCGTCAGGACATTCCACAAGCTGGGCATCGAGATGGAGCGGAAGAACGTGGGGATGATCGAGGTGATGCGCTTCGTCGTCAAAGACCAGGGGCTCATCTTCGCGGCAGGCATCTCGGCGCTCGGCGGGATGCTCGGCGGGGCGAAGCTCAAGCTGGTCACGCCGTCGGACGCCTACCCCATCCCGTTCTGCCTCACGTCGCTGAAGGGGTGCATGAACCCCTCGTACTTCGCCTTCGAGCACTTCATGAGCAACGGGCTGGCCTCGATCATGAACCGGGCGCTCTCGTAG
- a CDS encoding LURP-one-related family protein, whose product MNLHIKANVISIHHKMEVLDDADQPVYRASSKAITLHDRTYLEDAAGNEVAYIHAKAVSLHHVYYVEMAGGQSFELSEQLFHMKDIIDVPDLGWQIRGNVLAFDFEVVDADERVLALAHRKLVSVHGVYDLEIADEGHADELVALFIVVNHIVQSRSDAMMMSSTGGSGQS is encoded by the coding sequence ATGAACCTGCACATCAAGGCGAACGTGATCAGCATCCACCACAAGATGGAGGTCCTCGACGACGCGGACCAGCCGGTTTACCGGGCGTCAAGCAAGGCGATCACGCTGCACGACAGGACCTACCTTGAGGACGCCGCGGGCAATGAGGTGGCCTACATCCACGCCAAGGCGGTGTCGCTGCATCACGTGTACTACGTGGAGATGGCCGGCGGCCAGAGCTTCGAGCTGAGCGAGCAGCTGTTCCATATGAAGGACATCATCGACGTTCCGGACCTCGGGTGGCAGATCCGCGGCAACGTGCTGGCCTTCGACTTCGAGGTGGTCGACGCCGATGAGCGCGTGCTGGCTTTGGCGCATCGCAAGCTCGTGTCGGTGCACGGCGTGTACGACCTGGAGATCGCCGACGAGGGCCATGCCGACGAGCTGGTGGCCCTGTTCATCGTGGTCAACCATATCGTGCAGTCGCGCAGCGATGCCATGATGATGAGCTCGACGGGCGGTTCCGGCCAGTCGTGA